The Hevea brasiliensis isolate MT/VB/25A 57/8 chromosome 1, ASM3005281v1, whole genome shotgun sequence DNA segment TTATGAATCGAGTTGAGCTGGAAGgtctagtaaaaaaaaaaaaaagattttaagtttagttttttttaattatttatttattataagatTTATCAtgatagaaaagaaagaagattCCTCTTTACGTAGTTACTTATTAATTACTATTATTTTGCACCATTAAAGGCGGACCAATTGTGCTGGTTCTTAGTGGAAATAATGGACGATAGAGAACATCTTGTGCCCAATTTTTCCACATGTGTGTCTTGCATTGCATGTCCTATATGCTACACCCTTTGGAAATCTTTAAAATCATTGGCATATGGCTTAGAAggtctttttatatatatattttgagtcTTTTTGCATGTCACTTTCTTAATTTATTGCTTGACGGGTTAATTTATACATTCCCATTTCATTTTCAACCCTCCAGCTAGTTGGGTCACATCCCATTTCATGTGAACTATTGACTTAGAGTTttatcatattattttttttagtggAAGGAATAGGGTTAGATTTGATcaatcattttaaatataaaaatgtatAAAAGATTAGATTTCAGATATAAAATTTAGACTAATTAAGAAGTAATCTGATTGATTTCTTTTATTTGTATGGAGAAGGAAGAGGTTTTAAGTTTGAATCTTCCAactacttattttaaaatttttaatttttataatgaaAAAGTGGGAGAAAGATTAGAACTTTCATTTTGTAATCCATCAATTATTATTTGGCCAATTATGTTTAtataaaaactaatagaaaatatATAATAGAATCAACTATagggtaatttaataaatttaaggtTTATTTCATAGTAATTTTGTATGCTGAACGCATGTAGTGGCATATATTGCATGATAATAAGTTCTTATCCCAGATTTCATATGATACCAAATACCATCAATGATAATTACTTGGCATTTCTTTTCATTTCAATTCTCACTTTCTTATTTTTCGCAGAGCCTAAACTCAATTTAAAAAGCTAGTTCAGGAAGGATAATTATTCAAATTCTTGTATTTAGTAATCTTATCTTATATATCTGATTGATATGGGACAATAGAAAAAGAGAGAAGCAGAttttatatataaagataaataaatgGGATTGCAATTTGCAAGTGTCTTGGGTTTTCTTGTCAAAATCATTATCAAGTTTTAACTCCTCTTTCTAACTTTTACAGAGAGGTATTCTCCCTCTTTATTTTTGCTTTTTGCTGTATCTCTAGAGAAGGCCTATACTTCTTACAGCTCTGTCGGCCTTTCTCTGTCCCTCTGAACACGGGAAGGTTGATCTTTCCTAACCCAGCTTGTGGGTTTCCTTTTCGTGTTGGATGGGGATGTATATCGTTTTTGGTTTTTTGGTAGCGTAGCTGGTTACATCCATTAGGAAAGGCTGCTTTAATTTGTTGtggtttcttgtttttctttgttctttatGTGGGTGTTGCAGGTGGGTTTCTAGCTCTTTGGAGACCAGTGACTGGTCATCTCGGAAACACTGATGGCGGCCTGCAGCTGATTGTCATGGTCCCTCAAAGGCAATGACAGAACTTGATCATAATATTTAGAGGGCCgaacaaaattaaaaagtaataattaatcttAGTCCATCAAtgtataataaatcattaaaaagCACAAAAGGGAATATATATTCAACAATGATATTTTTTCAAACTCCATATATTAATGCCCTTTTTTCTTCAACTCCATTACCCAATCTACTAAGTTCATTCCTTCTGGACATGTTGGATCTGCTACAGGTCTTGCACAAAGAACCTGAAACAAAACTATCCCAAATGAATACACATACGATTTTTCTGTCAGTTGTTGCCTTTCAAAATATTCAGGAACAAGGTACCCAAAAGTCCCCTTCACTGCTGTACTCAAATGGCTCTGATCAATTTCAGGTCCTGTCTTCGCAAGCCCAAAATCAGCAACTTTGGCCTTGAGATTCTCATCAAGCAAGAATTTTGCAGAGTTCACATCACGATGAATTTTTGTTTTATAATAGCCAGTGTGAAGGTAATGAAGTCCTCTGGCGGCTCCAATACATATCTCAAGCCTTTTCTTCCAACTCAAGTTTGGACGTGCTGAGCCATAGAGATGACTCTTTAGAGTACCATTTTCCATGTATTCATAAATTAAGATCATCTCCTTTTTTTCATCACAGTAACCAATTAATGAAACTAGATTGCAATGTCGGAACCGGGAAAGCATCTCAATTTGGGTCCGGAGCTCTGCAAGTCCCTGTTGGGAGAGTGGATTTGCCATTTTAACAGCTACTTTCGAACCGTCATTTAAAACTCCCTTGTTCACCTTCCCAAAATCACCAATACCAATAACCCAATTCTCATCGAAGTTGTTTGTGGCCTCTTCAACTGCCCCGAGGGGAATGCTATATCCCAAATTAGAATTCTTGCCGCCGATAGTGTGAGAATTCTTACACTTGGTCTTTGAATGGCCTTGGCGAGCaaactttttccttttccttcatAACATAAAGATAATTGCGGTAAACACCACAGCAATAACAGCCCCAGTGATAAAGCCCACCAGCATTCCCTCATTCGTCTTATAACTTATTGAATCAGAAAGCAAAGTTGCTGACCCACTGAGGCTTCCCAGGGAATTGTTCTTTTCATTATCTCCAGCCCATTTAGAATGGCATTGGAAGAACATTTGGGATGGAGCTTGGACCAATATTCACCCGAAGCTTATTGCTGACAGTTAAAGCCGAAAAAAAATCCATATAAATCGCATTCGCCAAAAGGGTATATGAAAAATAATTAGGATTAAGATCCTCGACAAGAAGCCAAGAATCAATATAAACATCGAAGTATATCTGGGAAATTTTATTACTCATTATATCGCAGAAGTGAAACCGAACAAGATACTGAAATCGGGATCAATACTGAACTCCCAGGTCAGATTCACATCACGTTCATAATGGTCGCAGTACCATAAACGGTAGGAGGAGCAATATCTGGTGTTGCCCCACCGTCCATGTACTTGACAGAGTTGATTTTTGATATGTTTATGGCAACATTCCGTTTGACGAGAAAAACTTGGTCAGAGACCCAACTTCGCCCAAGGGTATCATTCTCAGGCAAAAATATTGGTCCACCCATATTCACCCTAAAAAGAGTCTCCAAAGCCTGTGAAAACTTACGTTGATATTCCCAGGACGATTAATGAGTGCATCAGGGACAGAAACAACTTCCAGAGCATTCAAGAATGCAAAGGAATTCTTGGATGGGATTCTGAAAGTAATTTCAAGGCCGTTGGAGGTCACattaatagaaaattattttaaacatAAGAATTTACATTGAAATTGCTCAGGACTTAGTTTTGGGCGAAAACATCAAAATTTGCGCTTGTCATATTGTAACCATTATGAACAAATGGATAGAAATAAAGGCGAATCCAGTGTCTGCCAGTTTGGTGAATTGAAAATGTGTATTTGGAGGTTCCATCAAGGATTCTTGCTGTTTGATACAGGAATGAATCATTGAAAGAAGTGACAGATACTGGAGTTTTGGCAAAAACGACTTTTGGGGTTGAGAGGGAGTTCGTGGTAGAGTTATCAGCCAAGAAAACACGGTTGCCCACTCTAGTATCCTTGCTCGATCCGCAGTCTATTAGGTAATTGTCAACAGGATCAAATCCACAGCATAAACATGCGAAGCCCAAGATTGTTACAGCACgaatgaaaaattttaatcctTTATCACTCATCATTACAAAATCAGGGAAATTTATTAGGGAACAGAGAGCCACTACTGTCCCAGCAAAGAGAACAAAATGATATGTGGCGGTGGGTTGGTGAGGGACTTTTGTGGCCGTTGGCTTAGGGGCTTCGCTGCGTCGTTTGGGAAGACTTCTGTCCTAGTGGCTGAGCTCTGGTCCATCCATGAAGGCCTCAAATTAGTCCGTAGCTCTGGCTTTACTCATGTTGTTAACCCGTGTCTTTGGTTGGAGGAAGGAGAGTAAAATAAGGTTTTGTAAAGTAAAATTTTCATGATTTTCAAACCTCCGTAATTATTTAGTTTTGAAAGGCAAAAAAAAGTATTAAGGTGTTTAGAGATTTTAAAGAGAACCTTAAAAATCTTACTCTAAAAAATCTTGTATTTCTCTAAATACAAGTTTAAGATTTTTGAACATTAAAATACCTCCTACCAAACAATGGCAAAATTAGAATGTTTTTATCTTACGCATGGGCTCAGTCGTTCCCATTACAAGTTTATCCTCCTCTCATTCATTTCTATATTAGGCTTGAGCCATCAAGTGTTTAATTAGTCTacacttttttaaaaaaataccttCCTATTTTATTGGGTCTACCAAGACAAATTCCACGTTTGCATATTTCTAATAACAAGCTCAAGCTATTTATCTGTTTTTCTTAAGAAGAGTGTCTTCCTATTTCATTAAGTTTACTGAAAGTTTCTAGGCTTTTTCATTCATATATTAGGGTGTCATCCTGTTCCATTGGGCCTACCGGGAGTCTTTGACTCCTCCATTCATGTGTTAGGACACCATTGAGGGATTACCAACTATTATTTTTATACTCGTCATTGTCAAATTATTAGCTTTGATATCACTTATTAGAAATCCTTAAAGCACCGAAGAGGAATCCTTCTTAATGGGTATTATGAAAGAATAAACTTATAAATTTGATACCACATTCAATTCAAAAACTTAAGCAATGAGTATAGAAGACATTCCCACCTATATATTTCTCTTTAATCCCATCTCTTCTGATTCCACACTTAACATATGCCTAGGTCCTAAAAGCATCTTTTGCTTCTATTCTACCTGTTGGTGTTCATGAGCTGGATATTGATCCCTCGGGTATCATTCCTTGGATTGTGCATCGCTTATGCTCGTGGTTGTGCGAGGTAGTTACTGTTTTTTCTTCCCTGTTgatccaaaaaagaaaaaaaaagaactttgatactttgttttgcttgttttagagGAAACATGAAAGGATGAAAAATAGGTGGAGGAAAAACCTTGGAAGGGTGGGTGGATATTTTGTGCCCAAATTTCCACACATTTGTCTTGGACTTAGATGTCGATTGTTGACCTTTGATTCGGATGCTTTCTGTTGAtcgtttcttttttcattttttaaaatagatagaaattgaattataataaattaattttatttgaagtctaataataataataatatttacgtCGAATAACAATATTAAAGAGTAGTATTAACACAAAAAGAAGAGTACCGCTGCATCATGAAAAGTCCTCCAATTAACACTGTTCAGGCTAGCATCTGCTGGGCAAGTGAAACACCAGGGACAAATAATAGTGCAAAAACATCTTGCCATAAGAGGAAGGCCTAGTCATGCATTTCCTCAGAGAGATTATCCACACTTGATGCTTCAAATTCAGCAACAGAAACACTATTATCGACATGCCTGAGATTGTTGATTTGTGGAGAGAGCTCACCAATCATATTAATACTGTTTTCCTCAGGATCACCATGAGCAGCTACCTCTTGAAGTCGAAGAGCACACTCCAGATTCCGCAAGACAACTCCTATAGGAGGCCTGTCAATGCGACACTCAGCTAAGCATTTCTCAGCAGTTTCACAAAATTTCCCAAGGGAATCTGGTCTTATTTTCCCCACAAGTGTAGAATCTGTTACTTGCTCCAACTGACCTTTTTTCTTCCATTCCATTATCCAATCTGCAAAGTTCATTCCTTCTGGAAATGTTGGATCTGTAACAGGTCTCGCACAAAGAACCTCAAACAAAACCATCCCAAATGAATACACATCCGATTTTTCTGTCAGTTGTCGCCTCTCGAAATATTCAGGATCAAGGCACCCGAAAGTCCCCTTCACTGCTGTACTCACATGGCTCTGATCAATTTCAGGTCCTTTCTTCGCAAGCCCGAAATCAGCAACTTTGGCCATGAGATTCTCATCAAGCAAGATATTTGCAGACTTCACGTCAGGATGAATGATTACTTTAGAACATCCAGTGTGAAGGTAATGAAGTCCTCTAGCTGCTCCAATACATATCTCAAGCCTTTTCTTCCAACTTAAGCTGGGACGACCCAAGCCATAGAGATGATCCTTTAGATTACCACTTTCCATGTATTCGTAAATTAAGATCATCTCTTTTTTTCATAACAGTACCCAATTAATGAAACTAGATTGCAATGTCGGAAGTGGGATAGCATCTTAATTTCGGTCCGGAACTCTGCAAGTCCCTGTTGGGAACGTGGATTTGCCCTTTTAACAGCCACTTTTGTGCCGTCATTTAGAACTCCCTTGTACACCTTCCCAAAACCACCAATACCAATAACCCAACTCTCATCGAAGCAGTTTGTGGCCTCTTCAACTGCCACAAAAGGAATGCGATATCCCATATTAGAATTCTTACTACCAACAGTGGGAGAATTCTTACACTTGGTCTTTGAATGACCTTGGCGGGCTAACTTTTTCCCTTTATtgcaaaagaaaaagataatTGCAGCTAACACCACAGCAATAACAGCCCCGATGATTAAGCCCACCATAATCCCCACATTCTTCTTAGCACTTGTTGAATCAGGAGGCAAAGTTGCTGACCCAGTGGGGCTTCCCAGATTCTAGACCATTTTCATTATCTCCAGCCCATTTAGAATGGCATTGGGATGAGCATTAGAGTAGGAAAGTGTACTAATACTCACCCGAAG contains these protein-coding regions:
- the LOC131183801 gene encoding uncharacterized protein LOC131183801, with product MICGGGLVRDFCGRWLRGFAASFGKTSVLVAELWSIHEGLKLVRSSGFTHVLKASFASILPVGVHELDIDPSGIIPWIVHRLCSWLCERKHERMKNRWRKNLGRVGGYFVPKFPHICLGLRCRLLTFDSDAFC